From one Geoalkalibacter halelectricus genomic stretch:
- a CDS encoding YifB family Mg chelatase-like AAA ATPase, which yields MLAKVLSGALLGIDAYPVEVEVDIAQGLPQFSTVGLPEGAVKESKDRVISAIKNSGYEFPARRITINLAPADIKKDGAAFDLPMAVGLLTATGLVKEGAAGRFVMMGELSLDGRVKPVRGVLPVAVAARDWQTQGLILPAENTPEGAIVEGLKVYGVRDLGEVISFLNGAHQLSPCALPVPELFAQARQGAEDFAEVRGQEHAKRALEVAAAGGHNILMVGPPGSGKTMLARRISTILPDLSFPEALETTKIHSVMGLLPEKQALIARRPFRHPHHTISDAGLIGGGSYPRPGEVSLAHNGVLFLDELPEFKKNVLEMLRQPLEDGQVTIARAATSLTYPADFMLVAAMNPCNCGFYGDSLQQCSCTPLMLQRYKTRLSGPLLDRIDLHVEVPRVAHKDLSDPRDAEPSAAIRARVEAARAVQRERLAPFGLHCNAQMQARHIRRFCAVDEAGHKLLEMVTDRLGLSARSYARILKLARTIADLAASETLTQAHLSEAIQYRSLDRRPG from the coding sequence ATGCTTGCCAAAGTTCTGTCGGGCGCGCTGCTCGGCATCGATGCCTATCCGGTGGAAGTCGAGGTCGATATCGCCCAGGGCCTGCCGCAGTTTTCCACCGTGGGCCTGCCCGAGGGCGCGGTCAAGGAAAGCAAGGACCGCGTCATCTCCGCCATCAAGAATTCCGGTTACGAATTTCCCGCCCGCCGCATCACCATCAACCTGGCCCCCGCCGACATCAAAAAAGACGGCGCCGCCTTTGACCTGCCCATGGCCGTGGGGCTGCTCACCGCGACGGGGTTGGTCAAGGAAGGCGCGGCCGGCCGTTTCGTCATGATGGGCGAACTCTCCCTCGACGGGCGCGTCAAGCCGGTGCGCGGGGTGCTGCCGGTGGCGGTGGCGGCGCGCGACTGGCAAACCCAGGGGCTGATCCTGCCCGCGGAAAACACCCCGGAAGGGGCCATCGTCGAGGGACTCAAGGTTTACGGGGTGCGCGACCTCGGGGAGGTGATCTCCTTTCTCAACGGCGCCCACCAGCTATCCCCCTGCGCCCTGCCGGTACCCGAACTCTTCGCCCAGGCCCGCCAGGGCGCCGAGGATTTCGCCGAGGTGCGCGGCCAGGAGCACGCCAAGCGCGCCCTGGAAGTCGCCGCCGCCGGGGGCCACAACATCCTCATGGTCGGCCCACCCGGCAGCGGCAAAACCATGCTGGCGCGCCGCATCTCCACCATCCTGCCCGACCTGAGTTTCCCCGAGGCCCTGGAGACCACCAAGATTCATTCGGTGATGGGCCTGCTGCCGGAAAAGCAGGCGCTCATCGCGCGGCGACCCTTTCGCCATCCCCACCACACCATCTCCGATGCGGGATTGATCGGCGGCGGCAGCTACCCGCGCCCCGGCGAGGTGAGTCTCGCCCACAACGGCGTGCTGTTTCTCGACGAACTGCCGGAATTCAAGAAAAACGTCCTGGAGATGCTGCGCCAGCCCCTCGAGGACGGCCAGGTGACCATCGCGCGCGCCGCAACCAGCCTCACCTACCCCGCCGACTTCATGCTGGTGGCCGCCATGAATCCGTGCAACTGCGGATTTTACGGCGACTCCCTGCAACAATGTTCATGTACGCCCCTCATGCTCCAGCGCTATAAAACGCGGCTTTCCGGGCCGCTCCTCGATCGCATCGACCTGCACGTCGAAGTTCCGCGCGTTGCGCACAAGGACCTCTCCGACCCGCGCGACGCCGAGCCCTCCGCCGCCATCCGCGCCCGCGTTGAGGCGGCGCGCGCCGTGCAGCGTGAGCGCCTGGCCCCTTTCGGCCTGCACTGCAACGCGCAGATGCAGGCGCGCCATATCCGCCGCTTCTGCGCCGTGGACGAAGCCGGCCACAAACTGCTCGAAATGGTCACTGACCGCCTCGGCCTCTCGGCGCGCTCTTACGCCCGCATCCTCAAGCTGGCCCGCACCATCGCCGATCTCGCCGCCAGCGAAACCCTCACCCAGGCGCATCTCTCCGAGGCCATCCAATACCGAAGTCTGGACCGCAGGCCCGGCTGA
- a CDS encoding NADH-quinone oxidoreductase subunit B family protein has product MFKILRERIRQGHRTYPYPVQAPVLPERFRGRPRIDPKRCPPGCRGCEDLCPYGALQVRDGQPRIDLGLCLFCGECAAACPAGAVTFTRDHRLAVRHREDLLSGADEPRLAQALDARMKKLFGRSLKLRQVSAGGCNACEADLNVLSTLVFDLGRFGIQFVASPRHADGILVTGPVTENMKSALLDTYAAVPEPKLVIASGACAIGGGPFRGSPEVHNGIGDLLPVDLYIPGCPPHPWTALDGLLRLLGRLTQKS; this is encoded by the coding sequence ATGTTCAAAATCCTTCGCGAACGCATCCGCCAGGGTCATCGAACCTACCCCTATCCAGTCCAGGCGCCGGTGCTGCCCGAGCGCTTTCGCGGTCGCCCGCGCATTGATCCCAAGCGCTGTCCGCCCGGTTGCCGGGGCTGTGAGGATCTGTGCCCCTACGGCGCCTTGCAGGTGCGCGACGGTCAGCCGCGCATCGACCTGGGCCTGTGCCTGTTCTGCGGCGAATGTGCCGCCGCCTGTCCCGCCGGGGCGGTGACTTTTACCCGCGACCACCGCCTGGCCGTGCGCCACCGCGAGGATCTGCTGAGCGGCGCCGACGAGCCGCGCCTCGCTCAAGCCCTGGATGCCCGCATGAAAAAACTCTTCGGTCGCTCCCTCAAGCTGCGCCAGGTGTCGGCGGGGGGCTGCAACGCCTGCGAGGCCGATCTCAACGTGCTCTCCACCCTGGTGTTCGACCTGGGGCGCTTCGGCATCCAGTTCGTCGCCTCGCCGCGCCACGCCGACGGCATCCTGGTCACCGGGCCGGTGACGGAAAACATGAAGAGCGCGTTGCTCGACACCTACGCCGCGGTTCCCGAACCCAAACTGGTGATCGCCTCGGGGGCCTGCGCCATCGGCGGCGGACCCTTTCGCGGCAGCCCCGAGGTCCATAACGGCATCGGCGATCTGCTGCCCGTCGACCTCTACATCCCCGGCTGTCCGCCCCATCCCTGGACGGCCCTCGATGGCCTGCTGCGTTTGCTGGGACGCTTGACGCAGAAATCCTGA
- a CDS encoding Hsp20/alpha crystallin family protein, whose protein sequence is MALRELMPWRKKDLSPARRDEESPLWSLRRDLNEIFERFSRSFGGGGELMEREDLWGGLFPAVDVAETDKEVLVTAELPGLDEKDIDVSLSGGYLSIRGEKKAEKENKEEQYYRKESYYGSFQRTIPLPAEVVEDQVEATYKKGMLKVKLPKSPAAQKERKKISIS, encoded by the coding sequence ATGGCACTGCGAGAACTCATGCCTTGGAGGAAAAAAGACTTATCACCCGCGCGCCGGGACGAGGAAAGTCCCCTGTGGAGCCTGCGGCGCGATCTGAATGAAATTTTCGAGCGCTTCTCCCGCAGCTTCGGCGGCGGTGGCGAACTGATGGAACGGGAGGACCTGTGGGGCGGCTTGTTCCCGGCGGTGGACGTGGCCGAAACGGATAAGGAAGTTTTGGTCACCGCCGAACTCCCCGGCCTCGACGAAAAGGATATCGACGTGAGCCTGAGCGGCGGGTATCTGAGCATCCGCGGCGAGAAAAAAGCGGAAAAAGAGAACAAGGAAGAGCAGTATTACCGCAAGGAAAGCTACTACGGCAGCTTCCAGCGCACCATTCCTCTGCCCGCCGAGGTGGTTGAGGACCAGGTCGAGGCGACCTACAAGAAAGGCATGCTGAAGGTCAAGCTGCCCAAATCGCCTGCCGCGCAGAAGGAACGCAAGAAAATTTCCATCAGCTAA
- a CDS encoding nucleotidyltransferase domain-containing protein produces the protein MLAPDILMAVKSYLAALRKAGVDPEFAVVFGSQVSGRATSWSDIDVLVVAPQFDSMTDRRLINLLWRLAARVDSRIEPIPCGSRQWRENDSSAIIEVARRTGEILSAA, from the coding sequence ATGCTTGCACCAGACATCCTGATGGCGGTGAAAAGCTATCTGGCGGCCCTCCGGAAGGCCGGCGTCGACCCCGAGTTTGCCGTAGTGTTCGGCTCGCAGGTTTCCGGCCGCGCCACGTCCTGGAGCGACATTGATGTGCTGGTCGTGGCCCCGCAGTTCGATTCGATGACGGACCGGCGCCTGATCAATCTTCTCTGGCGTCTGGCCGCCCGGGTGGACAGTCGCATCGAGCCTATCCCCTGCGGCTCCCGACAGTGGCGGGAGAACGATTCGAGCGCGATCATCGAGGTTGCGCGACGCACCGGGGAGATCCTTTCGGCCGCCTGA
- a CDS encoding hydrogenase large subunit gives MSALTLKNGGLVPLAELEILDFAAFAAALRQEVDAQGRIAALFAAPAGEQFDLFALVARDRQGQLAVLRSRVGTRFASLTPELPQVHLFEREIAEQYGLVPEGHPWFKPLRFHPSWTGRDAWGRDPRRHPLVGEMDYYRVAGEEVHEVAVGPVHAGIIEPGHFRFQCHGEQVLHLEISLGYQHRAVEALLPGTPAAKIAHQMETLAGDSTIAHASAYAQICEALAGTPAPPRALAIRALALELERLANHVGDIGGLATDVGFLPTASFCGRIRGDYLNLSAELCGSRFGRGLVRPGGTAFDLDASLAARMLERLEAVARDTRGALEIFFDSPSVLARLEGTGRVAAQDAAALGLVGVAARACGLNIDARRHHPWGAYLDRFDHLVTEDSGDVFARARVRRREINDSLRWVRDALRDLPAGPSRLSLPARAARHLAVALVEGWRGEVVHLALTDQDGRFSRYKIVDPSFRNWSGLAMALRGEQISDFPLCNKSFNLSYCGFDL, from the coding sequence ATGAGCGCGCTCACCCTGAAAAACGGCGGGCTGGTGCCCCTCGCCGAGCTGGAGATCCTCGACTTTGCCGCCTTTGCCGCCGCCCTGCGCCAAGAGGTCGACGCCCAGGGCCGCATCGCCGCGCTGTTTGCCGCTCCCGCCGGGGAGCAGTTCGATCTCTTCGCCCTGGTCGCCCGCGACCGGCAGGGGCAGCTCGCGGTACTGCGCAGCCGGGTCGGAACGCGCTTTGCGTCCCTGACTCCGGAGCTACCGCAGGTCCATCTCTTCGAGCGCGAGATCGCCGAGCAGTACGGCCTGGTGCCCGAGGGCCATCCCTGGTTCAAGCCGCTGCGTTTTCATCCCAGTTGGACGGGCCGCGACGCCTGGGGCCGCGATCCGCGCCGCCATCCCCTGGTGGGCGAGATGGACTATTACCGCGTCGCGGGCGAGGAGGTGCACGAGGTGGCGGTGGGGCCGGTGCACGCCGGCATCATCGAGCCGGGCCATTTTCGTTTTCAGTGCCACGGCGAGCAGGTTCTGCACCTGGAGATCTCCTTGGGCTACCAGCATCGCGCCGTCGAGGCGCTGCTGCCCGGCACTCCCGCCGCAAAAATCGCCCATCAGATGGAAACCCTCGCCGGCGACAGCACCATCGCCCATGCCAGCGCCTACGCCCAGATCTGCGAGGCCCTCGCCGGAACGCCGGCGCCGCCGCGTGCCCTGGCCATCCGCGCCCTGGCCCTGGAGCTCGAACGGCTGGCCAACCACGTGGGGGATATCGGCGGGCTGGCCACGGACGTAGGCTTTTTGCCCACGGCGTCCTTCTGCGGACGCATTCGCGGCGACTACCTCAACCTGAGCGCGGAACTCTGCGGCAGCCGCTTCGGCCGCGGCCTGGTGCGTCCGGGCGGCACGGCCTTTGATCTGGACGCCTCCCTCGCCGCCAGGATGCTGGAGCGCCTGGAGGCCGTCGCCCGCGACACGCGTGGCGCCCTGGAGATCTTCTTCGACAGTCCCTCGGTGCTCGCCCGCCTGGAAGGCACCGGCCGCGTCGCCGCACAGGATGCCGCGGCCCTCGGGCTGGTCGGCGTGGCGGCGCGCGCCTGCGGTCTGAACATCGACGCCCGCCGTCACCACCCCTGGGGCGCCTACCTGGATCGTTTCGATCATCTGGTGACCGAGGACAGCGGCGATGTGTTCGCCCGTGCTCGGGTCCGCCGCCGCGAGATCAATGACTCGCTGCGCTGGGTGCGTGACGCCCTGCGCGATCTGCCCGCGGGGCCCTCGCGCCTGAGCCTGCCGGCGCGCGCCGCGCGGCATCTGGCTGTGGCCCTGGTGGAAGGTTGGCGCGGCGAGGTGGTGCACCTGGCCCTCACCGATCAGGACGGGCGTTTTTCCCGTTACAAGATCGTCGATCCCTCTTTCCGCAACTGGAGCGGGTTGGCCATGGCGCTGCGCGGCGAGCAGATCTCCGATTTTCCCTTGTGCAACAAAAGCTTCAACCTCTCCTACTGCGGCTTTGACCTCTAA
- a CDS encoding Hsp20/alpha crystallin family protein: MARWDLFREMDMLRREVDEAFRSFGMGQLLGPAFIPGIGTGDYPRINLSEDDNGFYVEALVPGIEPQDIELNVMQGTLTLSGERKEAATNQRTWHRRERGMGKFLRTIELPAAVDADQVSAEYHNGVLAITLPKAEEVKPRKITVRAN, translated from the coding sequence ATGGCAAGATGGGATCTTTTCAGGGAAATGGACATGCTGCGTCGGGAAGTGGATGAGGCGTTTCGCAGCTTCGGCATGGGACAGCTGCTCGGGCCCGCGTTTATTCCCGGCATCGGCACCGGCGACTATCCGCGCATCAACCTGAGCGAGGACGACAACGGCTTTTACGTCGAAGCCCTGGTGCCCGGCATTGAGCCCCAGGACATCGAGCTCAACGTCATGCAGGGCACCCTGACCCTGTCCGGCGAGCGCAAGGAAGCGGCCACCAACCAGCGCACCTGGCATCGGCGTGAGCGGGGCATGGGCAAATTCCTGCGCACCATCGAGCTGCCGGCGGCGGTGGACGCGGACCAAGTAAGCGCCGAGTATCACAACGGCGTGCTCGCCATCACCCTGCCCAAGGCCGAGGAAGTCAAACCGAGAAAAATCACCGTGCGTGCCAACTAA
- a CDS encoding Hsp20/alpha crystallin family protein: MANKEMVSRENTSLAREGVRAPDTYVRPAVDIFETDENLTLVADLPGVAKEDLDINLERGILTIKGAVKGGAPGKAVFREFTLGNYFRQFQLPDEIDAEKTAAELKKGVLTLTMPKSAAAKPRRIEIKH; encoded by the coding sequence ATGGCAAACAAGGAAATGGTCTCCCGTGAGAATACATCCCTGGCCCGCGAGGGCGTACGCGCTCCCGACACCTACGTGCGGCCCGCGGTCGACATCTTTGAAACGGACGAGAACCTGACCCTGGTCGCCGACCTGCCGGGGGTGGCCAAGGAGGATCTGGACATCAATTTGGAGCGCGGCATTCTGACCATCAAGGGCGCGGTCAAGGGTGGCGCTCCGGGCAAGGCGGTGTTTCGCGAGTTCACCCTGGGCAACTATTTCCGGCAATTCCAGTTGCCCGATGAGATCGACGCCGAGAAAACCGCGGCCGAACTCAAGAAAGGCGTGCTGACCCTGACCATGCCCAAGTCGGCGGCGGCCAAACCGCGGCGGATCGAGATCAAGCACTAA
- a CDS encoding substrate-binding domain-containing protein has translation MIRRTACLFLAIFCCVVILAAPAQARERLILATTTSTQASGLLEVLLPPFENRYAVRVDVIAVGTGQALRLGQAGDAEVVMVHARAQEDAFVAAGYGLKRHDLMYNDFVILGPPSDPAAIGGLRDANAAFAKIAASRARFVSRADQSGTHVMEKDLWKQAGVAPAGRWYIEAGRGMGEVIHMATELSAYTLADRGTYLAYQGRTNLKVLCESDERLFNPYGVIAVNPARHAHVNATLAEKFIDFLLSDEARELITGFQINGQQLFFVSP, from the coding sequence ATGATCCGCCGTACAGCTTGTCTCTTTCTGGCCATCTTCTGCTGCGTCGTGATTCTGGCGGCGCCGGCCCAAGCGCGCGAGCGCCTGATTCTGGCCACCACCACTTCGACCCAGGCTTCGGGACTCCTTGAAGTTCTTCTGCCGCCCTTCGAAAATAGATACGCCGTGCGCGTCGATGTCATCGCCGTCGGCACCGGCCAGGCCCTGCGGCTCGGGCAAGCCGGCGATGCCGAGGTGGTCATGGTGCATGCCCGCGCCCAGGAAGACGCCTTTGTCGCCGCCGGCTACGGACTCAAGCGCCATGACCTGATGTACAACGACTTCGTCATCCTCGGCCCGCCGAGCGATCCCGCCGCCATAGGCGGCCTGCGGGATGCCAACGCGGCATTCGCCAAAATCGCCGCAAGCCGCGCGCGCTTCGTTTCCCGCGCCGACCAGTCCGGCACCCATGTCATGGAAAAAGATCTCTGGAAACAGGCCGGGGTTGCTCCGGCGGGGCGCTGGTATATCGAAGCCGGGCGCGGCATGGGCGAGGTCATCCACATGGCCACCGAACTCAGCGCCTACACCCTTGCCGATCGCGGCACCTACCTCGCCTATCAGGGCAGAACCAACCTCAAGGTGCTCTGCGAAAGCGACGAGCGCCTGTTCAATCCCTATGGAGTCATCGCGGTCAATCCCGCGCGCCATGCCCACGTCAACGCCACCCTGGCGGAAAAATTCATCGATTTTCTGCTTTCCGATGAAGCCAGGGAGTTGATCACCGGCTTTCAGATCAACGGTCAGCAGCTGTTTTTCGTCTCTCCCTGA
- a CDS encoding HEPN domain-containing protein: MPEPQIQLKSKVMVDISKHIGHWRAGAREDWEVAQDLLRRGRTRHGLFFAHLAVEKALKAEVCQKTNQLAPPIHNLVRLADLAGLSLSDERRELLAEVNSFNIEGRYPELFFPLPSRHEVESYLKRIEDLLTCLHQTS; this comes from the coding sequence TTGCCAGAGCCCCAAATTCAACTAAAATCCAAAGTTATGGTGGATATTTCCAAACACATTGGTCATTGGCGCGCGGGAGCCCGGGAGGATTGGGAGGTCGCCCAAGATCTCCTTCGCCGCGGCAGGACGCGCCATGGCCTTTTCTTCGCGCATCTGGCCGTGGAAAAAGCCCTGAAGGCTGAGGTTTGCCAAAAGACCAACCAGCTTGCTCCACCCATCCACAACCTGGTACGTCTTGCCGACCTGGCTGGGCTGTCCTTGTCGGACGAGCGGCGAGAACTCTTGGCGGAGGTCAATAGTTTCAATATCGAGGGACGCTACCCGGAATTATTCTTCCCCTTGCCGTCGCGTCACGAAGTGGAAAGCTATCTTAAACGCATTGAGGATTTGCTGACATGCTTGCACCAGACATCCTGA